A stretch of the Triplophysa dalaica isolate WHDGS20190420 chromosome 19, ASM1584641v1, whole genome shotgun sequence genome encodes the following:
- the ppp1r3b gene encoding protein phosphatase 1 regulatory subunit 3B isoform X1, which produces MSSNSVRGCPPDKSTMPTELAMPLYLSKEEFLNQRKSKFSRPLRPCLHRCQSSKLSYSPHREKSDLKGASSPLAVPGKTKKQVSFADHQGLNLTTVKIFSEFDDPVEIPSNIEVYFASSLTLSEEKDKLTLDFDQPSADYVKFRQRLENDHVCLEHCMLKEKSIAGTVKVKNLSFEKSVKLRLTFDTWKSYTDVECQYVHDTYTGLNRDTFLFEANLPDQVAPHESIEFAICYEVNGLVLWDNNQGQNYRIVQSVLKKSSVESSGGHERYGVSDWDIHFDRYGSPRCSHGIFPNWPSYAGYEDIGPYY; this is translated from the exons ATGAGCTCCAACAG TGTGCGTGGCTGCCCTCCCGACAAATCCACTATGCCGACAGAGTTGGCCATGCCGCTTTATCTGTCCAAAGAAGAGTTCCTAAACCAGAGAAAGTCTAAATTCAGCAGGCCTCTCCGGCCATGTCTACACCGGTGTCAAAGTTCAAAGCTCAGTTATAGCCCCCACAGGGAGAAGTCCGACTTGAAGGGAGCCAGCTCACCCTTGGCAGTGCCCGGCAAGACCAAGAAGCAGGTATCGTTTGCTGATCACCAGGGTCTCAATCTGACAACAGTGAAGATCTTCTCTGAGTTCGATGACCCCGTAGAAATCCCGAGCAACATTGAGGTGTATTTTGCATCGTCGCTTACTCTTTCAGAAGAGAAGGACAAATTAACCCTCGACTTCGACCAACCGTCTGCAGATTACGTAAAGTTTCGCCAAAGGCTAGAAAATGATCACGTCTGCCTTGAGCACTGCATGCTTAAGGAGAAATCTATAGCAGGTACGGTTAAAGTCAAAAACCTTTCCTTTGAGAAGTCTGTTAAACTTCGCCTTACGTTTGACACTTGGAAGAGCTACACTGATGTTGAATGCCAGTATGTACATGACACCTACACCGGTTTAAACCGTGACACCTTTTTGTTCGAAGCAAATTTGCCTGATCAGGTGGCTCCACATGAAAGTATTGAGTTTGCCATCTGCTATGAGGTCAATGGACTCGTGCTCTGGGACAACAACCAAGGACAGAATTACAGAATCGTGCAGTCGGTGCTGAAAAAGAGTTCAGTTGAATCTAGTGGTGGCCATGAGCGATATGGTGTGAGTGATTGGGACATTCATTTTGATCGGTATGGCAGCCCTAGATGTTCTCATGGTATCTTTCCCAATTGGCCCAGTTACGCTGGCTATGAAGACATTGGTCCATATTACTGA
- the ppp1r3b gene encoding protein phosphatase 1 regulatory subunit 3B isoform X2, whose translation MPTELAMPLYLSKEEFLNQRKSKFSRPLRPCLHRCQSSKLSYSPHREKSDLKGASSPLAVPGKTKKQVSFADHQGLNLTTVKIFSEFDDPVEIPSNIEVYFASSLTLSEEKDKLTLDFDQPSADYVKFRQRLENDHVCLEHCMLKEKSIAGTVKVKNLSFEKSVKLRLTFDTWKSYTDVECQYVHDTYTGLNRDTFLFEANLPDQVAPHESIEFAICYEVNGLVLWDNNQGQNYRIVQSVLKKSSVESSGGHERYGVSDWDIHFDRYGSPRCSHGIFPNWPSYAGYEDIGPYY comes from the coding sequence ATGCCGACAGAGTTGGCCATGCCGCTTTATCTGTCCAAAGAAGAGTTCCTAAACCAGAGAAAGTCTAAATTCAGCAGGCCTCTCCGGCCATGTCTACACCGGTGTCAAAGTTCAAAGCTCAGTTATAGCCCCCACAGGGAGAAGTCCGACTTGAAGGGAGCCAGCTCACCCTTGGCAGTGCCCGGCAAGACCAAGAAGCAGGTATCGTTTGCTGATCACCAGGGTCTCAATCTGACAACAGTGAAGATCTTCTCTGAGTTCGATGACCCCGTAGAAATCCCGAGCAACATTGAGGTGTATTTTGCATCGTCGCTTACTCTTTCAGAAGAGAAGGACAAATTAACCCTCGACTTCGACCAACCGTCTGCAGATTACGTAAAGTTTCGCCAAAGGCTAGAAAATGATCACGTCTGCCTTGAGCACTGCATGCTTAAGGAGAAATCTATAGCAGGTACGGTTAAAGTCAAAAACCTTTCCTTTGAGAAGTCTGTTAAACTTCGCCTTACGTTTGACACTTGGAAGAGCTACACTGATGTTGAATGCCAGTATGTACATGACACCTACACCGGTTTAAACCGTGACACCTTTTTGTTCGAAGCAAATTTGCCTGATCAGGTGGCTCCACATGAAAGTATTGAGTTTGCCATCTGCTATGAGGTCAATGGACTCGTGCTCTGGGACAACAACCAAGGACAGAATTACAGAATCGTGCAGTCGGTGCTGAAAAAGAGTTCAGTTGAATCTAGTGGTGGCCATGAGCGATATGGTGTGAGTGATTGGGACATTCATTTTGATCGGTATGGCAGCCCTAGATGTTCTCATGGTATCTTTCCCAATTGGCCCAGTTACGCTGGCTATGAAGACATTGGTCCATATTACTGA